The following are from one region of the Arachis duranensis cultivar V14167 chromosome 10, aradu.V14167.gnm2.J7QH, whole genome shotgun sequence genome:
- the LOC107469696 gene encoding caffeoyl-CoA O-methyltransferase: MASNGEQNQTSEAGRHQEVGHKSLLQSDALYQYILETSVYPREHEAMKELRELTAKHPWNLMTTSADEGQFLNMLLKLINAKNTMEIGVYTGYSLLATALALPEDGKILAMDINKENYELGLPVIKKAGVDHKITFKEGPALPVLDELVKDEKNHGSYDFIFVDADKDNYLNYHKRLIDLVKVGGVIGYDNTLWNGSVVAPADAPMRKYVRYYRDFVLELNKALAVDPRIEICMLPVGDGITLCRRIS, translated from the exons ATGGCCAGCAACGGAGAGCAGAACCAAACTTCTGAAGCTGGAAGGCACCAAGAAGTTGGTCACAAGAGCCTTCTCCAGAGTGATGCTCTATACCAG TACATTCTGGAAACCAGCGTGTACCCAAGAGAACATGAAGCCATgaaagaattgagagaattgacagCAAAGCACCCATG GAACCTCATGACAACCTCTGCAGATGAAGGACAGTTTTTGAACATGCTCCTTAAGCTCATCAATGCCAAGAACACCATGGAAATCGGTGTCTACACCGGTTACTCGCTTCTTGCCActgcccttgctcttcctgaAGATGGAAAG ATCTTGGCCATGGATATTAACAAGGAGAACTACGAATTGGGTCTGCCAGTAATTAAAAAAGCCGGCGTTGACCACAAAATTACCTTCAAAGAAGGACCAGCTCTCCCTGTTCTCGACGAATTGGTTAAAGAT GAGAAGAACCATGGAAGCTACGACTTCATTTTCGTGGACGCAGACAAGGACAACTACCTGAACTACCATAAGAGGCTCATCGATTTGGTGAAGGTAGGTGGTGTGATCGGCTACGATAACACCCTATGGAATGGGTCCGTGGTCGCACCTGCCGATGCACCCATGAGGAAGTACGTTAGGTACTACAGAGATTTTGTGTTGGAGCTTAACAAGGCCTTGGCTGTGGACCCCAGAATTGAGATCTGCATGCTCCCGGTTGGTGATGGAATCACTCTCTGCCGTCGGATCAGCTGA